From Salinibacterium sp. ZJ450, one genomic window encodes:
- a CDS encoding regulator: MATLAFAVPLALEDRLADQCRRYGHAIVARCDSADELAVVIADRRAQAAVVAASARYLTARLLAEADSAGVRLIALAESEAERRHAAALGLYEVLPAESDWAEVEQVLTGHAVEVQPAPVTRSPGRGTVLAVWGPAGAPGRTSIAIALAAEIAAAGYAVALADVDTYSGTIAPALGLLDESPGFAAACRLAGADALTGQELDRIAQHYRSRHGGFRVLTGIGRPDRWPELSASRVAAVLTALRDWVDYVVVDTGFSLEHDEEVSSDLFAPRRNAATVSALREADHVIAVGAADPVGLSRFLRAHVDLLETVSTHRVSVVMNRVRSSAIGLDPAGQVAQTLYRFGGISAPALIPYDRAAFDAALLGGVTLTDVAGKSAARIAVRTLVTSSVLPRPASAKPKRSLRKVGNPARVTG, translated from the coding sequence GTGGCCACGCTGGCGTTCGCGGTGCCGCTGGCTCTGGAAGACCGCCTGGCCGATCAGTGCCGGCGTTACGGGCATGCCATCGTCGCCCGCTGCGACTCCGCCGACGAGCTGGCGGTGGTGATTGCCGACCGCCGCGCGCAGGCGGCGGTGGTCGCGGCATCCGCCCGCTATCTCACCGCCCGATTGCTGGCCGAGGCCGACTCGGCCGGAGTGCGACTGATCGCGCTCGCCGAATCGGAAGCGGAACGGCGCCACGCTGCGGCCCTCGGCCTGTATGAAGTGCTGCCGGCCGAGAGCGACTGGGCCGAGGTGGAGCAGGTGCTGACCGGGCATGCGGTCGAGGTGCAGCCGGCTCCCGTCACCCGGTCGCCGGGACGGGGAACCGTGCTGGCGGTGTGGGGTCCGGCGGGAGCGCCGGGGCGCACCAGCATCGCCATCGCCCTCGCCGCGGAGATCGCGGCGGCCGGATATGCGGTGGCGCTCGCCGATGTCGACACCTACAGCGGCACGATCGCGCCCGCGCTCGGCCTGCTCGACGAGTCTCCCGGTTTCGCCGCGGCCTGCCGGCTGGCCGGAGCGGACGCGCTCACCGGGCAGGAACTCGACCGGATCGCGCAGCACTACCGGTCGCGGCACGGCGGTTTTCGGGTGCTCACCGGGATCGGCCGGCCAGACCGGTGGCCCGAGCTGTCGGCATCCCGTGTCGCCGCCGTATTGACCGCCCTGCGGGACTGGGTCGACTACGTCGTGGTCGACACCGGGTTCAGCCTCGAGCACGATGAAGAGGTGTCGAGCGACCTGTTCGCCCCACGCCGCAACGCCGCGACGGTGAGCGCCCTGCGCGAGGCCGACCACGTGATCGCCGTCGGCGCGGCCGACCCGGTCGGGCTGTCCCGGTTTCTGCGCGCGCACGTCGACCTGCTCGAGACCGTGTCGACGCATCGGGTCAGCGTGGTGATGAACCGGGTGCGCTCCAGCGCGATCGGGCTAGACCCGGCCGGCCAGGTCGCCCAGACGCTGTACCGGTTCGGCGGGATCTCGGCGCCCGCGCTGATTCCCTACGACCGGGCCGCGTTCGACGCCGCGCTGCTCGGCGGCGTCACATTGACGGATGTCGCGGGCAAGTCAGCTGCGCGGATCGCCGTCCGAACGCTCGTGACATCCAGCGTGCTGCCGCGGCCCGCCAGTGCGAAGCCGAAACGGTCGCTGCGGAAGGTGGGAAACCCGGCACGGGTCACCGGTTAG
- a CDS encoding alpha/beta fold hydrolase — MSIESTKSPAGIHYLRAGDGEAVLLLHGWPQTSHCWRRVIPALQESHTVVAPDLRGLGQSKDPGTGYDKRSIANDLVSFMQDDLGIERFHVVGHDWGGVVAYLLAAYHPEAVATLAVVDVAVPSAAVPLMSQGGRRWHHPFHQTPELPEALVTGRESVYLGWFFDNYGATPAAICEEDRAEYVRWYRDPSVLRAGFGYYRAFEQDRADASAAPPISMPVLAVGGAGGWGRAHEVADSLRPLVDGEVHEHICQKAGHWIPEEQPAELAEVVMKHFGRTSSKAHVRS; from the coding sequence ATGAGCATCGAGTCCACGAAGTCCCCCGCCGGCATACATTACTTGCGCGCCGGTGACGGGGAGGCGGTACTGCTCCTTCACGGTTGGCCACAGACTAGTCACTGTTGGCGCCGCGTCATCCCCGCGCTGCAAGAAAGCCACACAGTCGTTGCTCCGGACCTGCGAGGTTTGGGACAGAGTAAGGACCCGGGCACGGGATACGACAAGCGTTCCATCGCAAACGATCTGGTCTCGTTCATGCAAGACGACCTCGGCATCGAGCGCTTCCACGTGGTCGGCCACGACTGGGGCGGCGTCGTCGCTTACTTGCTCGCCGCATATCATCCAGAGGCGGTGGCGACCCTGGCCGTCGTGGACGTGGCGGTGCCGAGCGCGGCCGTACCGCTCATGAGCCAAGGTGGGCGCCGATGGCACCACCCGTTCCACCAGACCCCTGAGTTGCCAGAAGCGCTCGTCACCGGTCGTGAGTCCGTCTACCTTGGCTGGTTCTTTGACAATTATGGCGCGACCCCGGCCGCGATCTGCGAGGAAGATCGCGCAGAATACGTGCGCTGGTACCGCGACCCCAGCGTCCTCCGAGCTGGCTTCGGATATTACCGCGCCTTCGAGCAAGATAGGGCCGATGCCTCAGCAGCCCCGCCGATTTCGATGCCCGTGCTCGCAGTCGGAGGTGCCGGTGGGTGGGGGCGCGCCCACGAGGTCGCCGACTCGCTACGTCCGCTCGTCGATGGCGAAGTGCATGAACACATCTGTCAAAAAGCGGGCCATTGGATCCCGGAAGAGCAGCCCGCTGAGCTCGCGGAGGTGGTCATGAAGCACTTCGGCCGCACATCGTCCAAGGCGCATGTGCGCAGCTGA
- a CDS encoding sensor histidine kinase, with the protein MSTLSDLVQAHGRSTEADIEWLHLLVGDWQLLADLAFADIVLWVPTADDSFVAVAHARPSSAATLFYRDFVGQRIKPEWNQQVTEAFNSAKIVDTAAPDWYEETPTRVRAVPVLRRLTPSGKETTEHPIAVITRHTNLSEARTPSRQELTFNECANDLFKMIAAGDFPDLAAPSGPRRGAPRASDGLIQLDVDGMVTFASPNGLSAFNRMGFAGELEGESLAEVTTQLLSGKLIVDESLPLVVTGRAPWRTDIEARGVTVSLRAIPIRNRGERVGAIVLCRDVTEVRHQERELITKDATIREIHHRVKNNLQTVASLLRIQGRRAHSDEARESLNQAMRRVGAIAVVHDTLSEGLNQDVDFDVVFDRVLLLVAEVAASHNTTVHPKSTGGFGTLPSEYATPLALALTELVTNAVEHGLAGREGNVEIQASRTTDRLVVKVIDDGVGLPEGKVGSGLGTQIVRTLIQGELSGTIDWHTLEGEGTEVTIDVPLHYLRKKK; encoded by the coding sequence GTGTCGACCCTCAGTGATCTTGTCCAGGCGCACGGGCGCTCCACCGAAGCCGATATCGAGTGGCTGCATCTGCTCGTCGGCGACTGGCAGTTGCTCGCCGACCTCGCCTTCGCCGACATCGTGCTGTGGGTGCCCACCGCCGACGACAGTTTCGTCGCCGTGGCGCATGCCCGGCCCTCCAGCGCCGCGACGCTGTTCTACCGCGACTTTGTCGGCCAGCGCATCAAGCCGGAGTGGAACCAGCAGGTCACCGAGGCGTTCAACAGCGCGAAGATCGTGGACACCGCGGCGCCCGACTGGTACGAGGAGACCCCGACCAGGGTGCGCGCGGTACCGGTGCTGCGCCGGCTCACGCCGAGCGGCAAGGAGACCACCGAGCATCCGATCGCCGTGATCACCCGGCACACCAACCTGAGCGAGGCGCGCACGCCGAGCCGTCAGGAGCTCACCTTCAACGAGTGCGCCAACGACCTGTTCAAGATGATCGCGGCCGGCGACTTCCCCGACCTGGCGGCGCCCAGCGGACCGCGCCGCGGTGCCCCGCGCGCATCCGACGGTCTGATCCAGCTCGACGTCGACGGGATGGTCACCTTCGCCAGCCCGAACGGCCTGTCCGCGTTCAACCGGATGGGCTTCGCCGGTGAGTTGGAGGGCGAGTCGCTCGCCGAGGTCACCACCCAGTTGCTGAGCGGCAAACTCATCGTCGACGAATCGCTGCCGCTGGTCGTCACCGGCCGGGCGCCGTGGCGCACCGACATCGAGGCCCGCGGGGTAACCGTGTCACTGCGCGCGATCCCGATCCGCAACCGCGGGGAGCGGGTCGGCGCCATCGTGCTCTGCCGCGACGTGACCGAGGTGCGGCACCAGGAACGCGAACTCATCACCAAGGACGCCACGATCCGGGAGATCCACCACCGGGTCAAGAACAACCTGCAGACCGTGGCGTCGTTGCTGCGCATCCAGGGCCGGCGCGCCCACAGCGACGAGGCGCGCGAATCGCTGAACCAGGCCATGCGCCGGGTTGGCGCCATCGCCGTCGTGCACGACACCCTGTCTGAGGGACTGAATCAGGATGTCGACTTCGACGTGGTGTTCGACCGGGTGCTGCTGCTCGTGGCCGAGGTGGCCGCGAGTCACAACACCACGGTGCATCCGAAATCCACCGGCGGATTCGGGACCCTGCCCAGCGAATACGCCACCCCGTTGGCGTTGGCGCTGACCGAACTGGTGACCAACGCGGTCGAGCACGGCCTCGCCGGCCGTGAGGGCAACGTGGAGATTCAGGCCAGCCGCACCACCGACCGGTTGGTGGTCAAGGTGATCGACGATGGGGTCGGCCTGCCGGAGGGCAAGGTCGGCTCGGGCCTCGGCACACAGATTGTGCGCACCCTGATCCAGGGTGAGCTGAGCGGAACGATCGACTGGCACACCCTCGAGGGTGAGGGCACCGAGGTCACGATCGACGTGCCGCTGCACTACCTCAGGAAGAAGAAGTAG
- a CDS encoding lipoyl domain-containing protein, which produces MDVMITKDVLGEETEGDLTEWLVADGDQVTAGQAIAQIETAKVMLDIEAPSAGKITLLVDSGDVFELGATIASIA; this is translated from the coding sequence ATGGATGTGATGATCACCAAGGATGTCCTGGGCGAGGAAACGGAGGGAGACCTCACCGAGTGGCTCGTCGCCGACGGCGATCAGGTGACAGCTGGACAAGCAATTGCTCAGATCGAGACCGCCAAAGTCATGCTGGACATTGAAGCGCCATCGGCGGGAAAGATCACACTCCTTGTCGATTCGGGTGATGTGTTCGAGCTCGGAGCCACCATCGCGAGCATCGCGTGA
- a CDS encoding FadR/GntR family transcriptional regulator, with the protein MTDALLSALLRLIEEVGPGGRIPPERELAELVGASRTAIRSRLRELESAGALERRGSAGTFARTMAPSDVAQALRLGLSASPLGGGEAFQTIRVALERQAAKGAAESASPVPIAYAEEAVLRMESTTDPDELYEADLAFHRSLFHASGDDALIFFSEAIGDLLKASVTARRQRMLALATDIDEMRALHRVILDAVKSRDPVAAMAAMDRHFEHIDSLTATENVPTPQSVDTTA; encoded by the coding sequence ATGACTGACGCATTGCTCAGCGCATTGCTGCGACTCATAGAAGAAGTCGGGCCTGGGGGTCGCATTCCGCCCGAGCGCGAGTTGGCGGAGCTGGTTGGTGCGTCCCGGACCGCCATTCGGAGCCGCCTGCGGGAACTAGAGAGCGCCGGTGCTCTTGAGCGTCGCGGCTCTGCGGGGACCTTCGCGCGCACGATGGCCCCAAGCGACGTCGCTCAAGCCTTGCGGCTGGGCTTGTCCGCTTCCCCGCTCGGTGGCGGCGAAGCTTTTCAGACAATACGCGTGGCGCTAGAACGGCAGGCCGCCAAAGGGGCGGCCGAAAGTGCAAGCCCGGTGCCCATCGCATATGCGGAAGAGGCCGTCCTGCGGATGGAATCGACGACGGACCCGGACGAGTTGTATGAAGCCGATCTGGCGTTCCACCGCAGCCTGTTTCACGCGTCCGGGGACGACGCGCTGATTTTCTTCTCCGAGGCGATTGGTGACTTGCTCAAAGCGTCGGTGACGGCGCGGCGTCAACGCATGCTCGCCCTAGCGACCGACATCGACGAGATGCGAGCTTTGCATCGCGTCATTTTAGACGCTGTGAAGTCCCGCGACCCGGTCGCGGCGATGGCGGCGATGGACCGGCACTTCGAGCACATCGACTCCCTCACCGCCACTGAGAACGTGCCCACGCCACAGTCGGTGGATACGACGGCTTGA
- a CDS encoding MBL fold metallo-hydrolase encodes MQPTSEAQYTAAQTGGLPPLESVRDGVWALGVDLPNEHVPYTLSYLVRDSGGGIHLIDPGMDSDENWQSLLAALAEIGHAPDDVASVVVTHLHHDHLGMAERIRRATAAPVALHRLDQLALDAGERNVPPPLAAWQVPDDRRAELEASAAAAAAQSAGPPFTADQRLEHDDILNVPGRSLRVLWTPGHTNGHICLVDDAARLVFTGDHVLPTIYPGVGLGGPTEGNPLADYLDSLAALGGAGDDIRSSASVRDIRDYEALPGHGYRFSGLGERVDDILSHHRRRTDEVAAALETLANPSVWSIAASLTWSAGWVNLSGFMLRSALAQTAMHVDLVSQRSAV; translated from the coding sequence ATGCAGCCCACCAGTGAGGCCCAGTACACCGCGGCGCAGACCGGCGGGCTGCCACCGCTGGAATCAGTGCGCGATGGCGTGTGGGCGCTCGGCGTAGACCTGCCGAACGAGCATGTGCCGTACACACTCAGCTACCTGGTGCGTGATTCCGGCGGCGGAATTCACCTCATCGATCCCGGCATGGACTCCGACGAGAACTGGCAGTCACTGCTGGCGGCGCTCGCCGAGATCGGCCATGCACCGGATGACGTCGCCTCCGTCGTGGTGACTCACCTGCACCACGATCACCTCGGCATGGCCGAGCGGATCCGGCGCGCCACCGCGGCGCCGGTGGCCCTGCACCGGCTGGACCAGCTCGCGCTGGACGCGGGGGAGCGAAACGTGCCGCCGCCGCTGGCCGCGTGGCAGGTTCCGGATGACCGGCGGGCCGAGCTTGAGGCGTCGGCAGCGGCCGCGGCGGCACAGTCAGCCGGGCCGCCGTTTACCGCCGACCAGCGGCTGGAGCACGACGACATCCTGAATGTCCCGGGCCGCAGCCTGCGGGTGTTATGGACGCCAGGGCATACCAACGGGCACATCTGTCTGGTCGACGACGCCGCGCGTCTGGTCTTCACCGGCGACCACGTGCTGCCGACGATATACCCGGGCGTCGGCCTGGGTGGCCCGACCGAGGGCAACCCGCTCGCCGACTACCTCGACTCGCTCGCGGCGCTTGGTGGTGCGGGCGACGACATCCGCAGCAGTGCAAGCGTCCGCGACATCCGCGACTATGAAGCCCTGCCTGGGCACGGATATCGCTTCAGCGGTCTGGGCGAGCGCGTCGACGACATCCTGAGCCACCATCGGCGCCGCACGGATGAGGTCGCCGCGGCGCTCGAGACCCTGGCTAACCCGAGCGTGTGGAGCATCGCGGCGTCGCTCACCTGGTCGGCCGGCTGGGTGAACCTGTCAGGCTTCATGCTGCGATCCGCGCTCGCGCAGACCGCGATGCACGTGGACCTGGTCAGTCAGCGCTCGGCCGTCTGA
- a CDS encoding helix-turn-helix domain-containing protein yields the protein MNETPADALGRFLSIADTAEVLNVTVDEAFALVRSGELAAIRVGASGPWRVERNVLESFIEAQYEEARRISLWNQAEFTDLPELFDRQPPGGSHLQQ from the coding sequence ATGAACGAGACCCCTGCCGACGCGCTCGGCCGCTTTCTCTCGATCGCCGACACCGCCGAGGTGTTGAACGTGACCGTCGATGAGGCGTTCGCGCTGGTGCGGTCTGGCGAGCTGGCGGCAATCCGGGTCGGGGCGTCCGGGCCGTGGCGGGTGGAGCGCAACGTGTTGGAGTCGTTCATCGAGGCCCAATACGAAGAGGCCCGCCGGATCAGCCTGTGGAATCAGGCCGAGTTCACCGACCTGCCCGAGCTGTTCGACCGTCAGCCGCCCGGCGGCTCACATCTGCAGCAATAG
- a CDS encoding WhiB family transcriptional regulator, with product MDWRDKAACLTADPELFFPVGNTGPAVDQIEKAKSVCGRCSVTELCLQYALETNQDSGVWGGLSEDERRALKRRAARARRAS from the coding sequence ATGGATTGGCGCGACAAAGCCGCCTGTCTCACCGCAGACCCCGAGCTGTTCTTCCCGGTCGGTAATACCGGTCCTGCTGTAGACCAGATCGAGAAGGCAAAATCCGTGTGCGGACGGTGCTCCGTCACCGAACTATGCCTGCAGTATGCACTCGAGACCAACCAGGACTCCGGTGTGTGGGGCGGGCTGAGCGAAGACGAGCGCCGCGCGCTCAAGCGACGTGCCGCTCGCGCACGCCGCGCTTCCTAG
- a CDS encoding alpha-ketoacid dehydrogenase subunit beta yields the protein MMANQNLTTWRSLNLALHDAFSEDPRLLIMGEDITTWGTGGGIYGVTRKLASSFGRSRVRDTPISEEVILAAGVGAAMTGTPTIVEIMYSDFTLLGLDALINQAAKARYMFGGQFKVPLVVRTNGGSGIGKAAQHSQSLETLFAHIPGLEVAVPATPDDAYGLLRSAIASPNPTIFLEHKDLYFDKGPVSGAAIPFGVARIARPGQHVTLVATQRALRWCHEAANELSAQGIEAEIVDPRTLHPLDFEAVRRSIQKTRNLVVVHEAVQDFGWGAEIIARAATECWQHLDNAPARLGAARTPVPYSAALEAAIVPQVHEIVETVQRMRAINIDAELTARN from the coding sequence ATGATGGCCAACCAAAATCTGACCACTTGGCGGTCGCTGAACCTCGCTCTCCACGATGCGTTCAGCGAAGACCCGCGTCTCCTTATTATGGGCGAAGACATCACCACGTGGGGCACCGGCGGGGGTATATACGGCGTCACCAGGAAGCTGGCGTCCTCGTTCGGGCGTAGCCGCGTCCGCGACACTCCCATCAGCGAGGAAGTCATTCTCGCCGCCGGTGTCGGAGCGGCCATGACCGGCACACCCACCATCGTCGAGATCATGTACTCCGACTTCACCCTCCTCGGCCTCGATGCGCTCATCAACCAGGCCGCGAAAGCTCGCTACATGTTCGGTGGCCAGTTCAAAGTCCCACTTGTGGTACGCACTAACGGCGGCTCTGGCATCGGCAAGGCAGCGCAGCACTCGCAGTCGCTCGAAACCCTTTTCGCACACATTCCGGGGCTAGAGGTCGCCGTTCCGGCAACCCCGGACGACGCGTACGGTTTGCTGCGCAGCGCGATCGCCAGCCCGAACCCGACGATCTTCCTTGAGCACAAGGATCTCTATTTCGACAAAGGCCCGGTCTCTGGTGCGGCGATCCCCTTCGGCGTCGCCCGCATCGCCCGTCCGGGGCAACATGTAACGCTCGTCGCAACTCAACGCGCATTGCGCTGGTGCCACGAGGCGGCGAATGAGCTCTCGGCGCAAGGGATCGAAGCCGAAATCGTAGATCCGCGGACCTTGCACCCGCTCGACTTTGAAGCCGTGCGCCGGTCAATCCAGAAAACCCGCAACCTCGTCGTTGTGCACGAAGCTGTTCAGGACTTCGGATGGGGCGCGGAGATTATCGCCCGCGCAGCCACGGAGTGCTGGCAGCACCTCGACAACGCACCAGCACGGCTGGGTGCGGCGCGGACTCCGGTGCCATACAGCGCCGCGCTGGAAGCAGCGATTGTTCCGCAGGTGCACGAGATCGTCGAAACGGTTCAAAGAATGCGAGCAATCAACATCGACGCCGAACTCACTGCGAGGAACTGA
- a CDS encoding SAF domain-containing protein, whose amino-acid sequence MARTPTPRDVRPRSFWLDPRFGIGLLLVAGSVVGVVSIVAASDSTVQVYAARSALSPGQHIDADDLVSHSVRLGEAQSRYIGFDDLPADGLVLTRAVAAGELLPLAAVGAQAGARLAAVVIEVTQPLSNAIEAGVGVDLWAARIGESGAFEAPAVLVGGALVVAVVEDDGIVGGGNGSSVEVLVPRDRLASVLEVIANDAALSLVPVGIPVRG is encoded by the coding sequence ATGGCCAGAACACCCACGCCGCGCGATGTGCGTCCGCGATCGTTCTGGCTCGATCCCCGGTTCGGGATCGGGCTGCTGCTGGTCGCCGGGTCGGTGGTGGGTGTGGTCAGCATCGTGGCGGCGAGCGACAGCACGGTTCAGGTTTACGCGGCGCGCTCGGCGCTCAGCCCTGGGCAGCACATCGACGCCGACGACCTGGTGTCGCACAGCGTGCGGCTGGGTGAGGCGCAGTCGCGCTACATCGGCTTCGACGATCTGCCCGCGGATGGCCTGGTGCTCACCCGGGCGGTGGCAGCCGGCGAACTGCTTCCGCTCGCGGCGGTCGGCGCGCAGGCCGGTGCCCGGCTCGCCGCGGTCGTGATCGAGGTGACACAGCCGCTCAGCAACGCGATCGAGGCCGGCGTCGGCGTGGATTTGTGGGCGGCGCGCATCGGCGAATCCGGCGCGTTCGAGGCTCCCGCGGTGCTTGTCGGGGGAGCGCTCGTGGTGGCGGTGGTCGAAGACGACGGCATCGTCGGCGGCGGGAACGGGTCATCCGTCGAAGTGCTGGTGCCGCGGGACCGGCTCGCCAGCGTGCTCGAAGTAATCGCGAACGACGCGGCGTTATCGCTCGTGCCGGTCGGCATCCCGGTGAGGGGCTGA
- a CDS encoding MFS transporter yields MPVTPEKTMTAPPLDVQRQAPRRVLLAGTIGNTLEFYDFIVYGAIAALVFGPLFFPDASPFAGTLLALSTFAAGFLARPVGALIFGALGDRIGRKRTLTLTLMLMGVSTVLIGCLPTFDQVGVLAPLALVILRIIQGAAIGGEWGGAVIFLGEHAGTARRGRATSFAQLGSPAGTLLANAVVLILISMTTDEQFLAWGWRIPFLLSALLVAVGIYTRLKVEETPVFKAISDEARQHKIPVVDLLQSSWRRLLLALGITVIIFASYYTFTTVALAHLRLAGMPSEVGLYGTVIGSAIGLPVILLVGPASDRFGRKPVFLSSLALIAVLSPFFFTMLDSGNFAAGVTAVALGMIAWCVGYGVYGAWLTELFPARVRYTGVSLSYQVIGALAGTLPVIALGLSGEGTNTTPIMLILLGAVLVSLVAAVIAPETSGRKVLAKQSQDASIGGAA; encoded by the coding sequence ATGCCTGTCACCCCAGAGAAAACAATGACCGCGCCACCGTTGGACGTCCAACGGCAAGCGCCCCGCCGCGTGCTGCTGGCAGGCACCATCGGCAATACGTTGGAGTTCTACGACTTCATTGTTTATGGCGCGATCGCCGCCCTCGTCTTCGGTCCTCTGTTCTTCCCGGACGCCTCGCCCTTCGCTGGAACGCTGCTAGCCCTGTCGACGTTCGCCGCAGGTTTCCTCGCGCGCCCTGTGGGAGCGCTCATCTTCGGTGCGCTCGGCGACCGGATAGGGCGCAAACGCACGTTGACGCTGACTCTCATGCTGATGGGCGTCTCGACGGTGTTGATTGGGTGTCTTCCGACCTTCGATCAGGTCGGTGTGCTCGCGCCGCTGGCGCTCGTTATCCTGCGCATCATTCAGGGCGCCGCGATTGGCGGCGAGTGGGGCGGTGCCGTGATCTTCCTCGGAGAGCACGCCGGAACGGCGCGCCGCGGCCGAGCGACAAGCTTCGCGCAACTGGGATCGCCCGCCGGCACGCTGCTTGCCAACGCGGTTGTGCTGATCCTCATCAGCATGACCACGGACGAGCAGTTCCTTGCGTGGGGTTGGCGAATCCCATTCCTGCTCAGCGCGCTCCTGGTTGCAGTCGGCATCTACACCCGCTTAAAGGTGGAGGAGACGCCAGTGTTCAAGGCCATCAGCGACGAAGCGCGCCAGCACAAGATCCCCGTCGTTGATCTACTCCAATCCAGCTGGCGCAGACTACTGCTGGCACTGGGCATTACCGTCATCATCTTCGCCTCGTACTACACGTTCACAACCGTGGCACTCGCGCACCTCCGCCTGGCGGGGATGCCGTCGGAGGTCGGCCTCTACGGCACCGTGATCGGCTCGGCGATTGGCCTTCCCGTAATTCTCCTGGTCGGCCCGGCTTCCGACCGCTTCGGCAGGAAACCCGTCTTCCTCTCCTCCTTAGCGCTCATCGCAGTCCTCTCGCCGTTCTTCTTCACGATGCTCGACTCAGGGAACTTCGCCGCCGGCGTGACCGCTGTGGCTCTCGGCATGATCGCCTGGTGCGTCGGATACGGCGTTTACGGCGCGTGGCTCACTGAGTTGTTCCCCGCTCGAGTCAGGTACACCGGCGTCTCGCTGTCGTACCAGGTGATCGGAGCACTCGCAGGAACCCTGCCGGTCATCGCGCTCGGACTGTCTGGGGAAGGGACCAACACGACACCAATCATGCTGATCCTTCTGGGCGCAGTGCTCGTCTCGCTCGTTGCTGCCGTCATCGCCCCAGAGACAAGCGGGCGGAAGGTACTCGCCAAGCAATCGCAGGATGCCTCCATTGGGGGTGCCGCATGA
- a CDS encoding thiamine pyrophosphate-dependent dehydrogenase E1 component subunit alpha yields MIDTSAAAPTFDLARQGRESLAEMITIREFESRLPAYAKQGLIRGSTHPSVGMEAIAVGVSQHLTATDSIASNHRGHAHCIAKGADLGRTLAEIFGRRDGYCGGKGGSMHIASAELGILGTNGIVGAGIGLAVGAALSAQLAESGDVAVAYFGDGASNQGVLAEAFNLAAIWRLPVIFICENNHFAQSATFDEMIAQPMVSKRGEAYGVPSYDVDGMDVAAVSDAAAAAISAARAGNGPTFLVADTYRYLGHMADDTEIYRTREAVEAAHARDPIARLTKRLIDGAVLDDAELEQIHQDAVRAVDAAYAFADASPFPAVGTAFTDVEASA; encoded by the coding sequence GTGATTGACACATCAGCGGCAGCTCCCACGTTTGATCTCGCCCGCCAAGGGCGAGAGTCGCTGGCCGAAATGATCACGATCCGTGAGTTCGAATCGAGATTGCCCGCCTACGCGAAACAGGGGCTGATCCGCGGATCGACGCATCCGTCGGTAGGGATGGAAGCCATCGCGGTGGGCGTCTCGCAGCACCTGACTGCGACAGACTCGATTGCCAGCAACCATCGCGGTCACGCACACTGCATCGCGAAGGGCGCGGACCTCGGGCGAACGCTGGCTGAGATCTTTGGGCGCCGCGATGGGTATTGCGGAGGCAAAGGCGGATCCATGCACATTGCGTCCGCAGAGCTCGGCATCCTCGGCACCAACGGCATCGTCGGAGCCGGGATCGGCCTGGCCGTCGGTGCCGCCCTCTCGGCACAGCTCGCTGAATCCGGGGACGTCGCGGTCGCCTACTTCGGGGATGGTGCCAGCAATCAGGGGGTGCTCGCTGAAGCCTTTAACCTCGCAGCCATCTGGCGACTTCCGGTGATCTTCATTTGCGAGAACAACCACTTCGCGCAGTCGGCTACCTTCGACGAGATGATCGCCCAGCCGATGGTATCGAAGCGAGGCGAAGCGTACGGGGTGCCGTCGTACGACGTCGACGGAATGGACGTCGCCGCGGTGAGCGACGCTGCAGCGGCAGCAATCAGCGCGGCACGGGCAGGAAACGGACCGACCTTCCTCGTCGCCGACACCTACCGCTACCTCGGTCACATGGCAGACGACACCGAGATCTATCGGACTCGGGAAGCTGTCGAAGCCGCACATGCCCGCGACCCAATCGCGCGGCTCACCAAGCGACTCATCGACGGTGCCGTCCTCGACGACGCCGAACTCGAACAAATTCATCAGGACGCGGTGCGCGCCGTCGACGCCGCATACGCGTTCGCCGATGCCTCACCGTTTCCCGCGGTCGGCACAGCATTTACCGACGTAGAAGCGAGCGCATGA